A genomic segment from Echeneis naucrates chromosome 20, fEcheNa1.1, whole genome shotgun sequence encodes:
- the LOC115060991 gene encoding leucine-rich repeat-containing protein 19-like, which produces MERWQQPLLLLCLTAMITMNIVAKTAKAMEGFTLTEKNLTSRNLQAIPHCGNSCSLTKLVIDGNLITLNEEDQKALASYPALVELHLVGNRVNHVPAKYFSVVPHLRVLSLSRNNITGLDPEAFFGLDVLTELDLSHNQLTSLPTQLFKGLNNLQVLNLRENPLNCSCPLLTSIREAIAANISIGGAEDSCASPEKPLDAIAECYLSQTTTFTTDPRTPPTMIPSQESWSPSTMLKTTLSLTQNQTINEGEAKIDQRPFLGNTWKFTACVAALALTTSTLIVCGIKGPSWYKLFHNYQHRRLDQEEDNEEDIVSTAFSGTERFVNHQVFTFEQESGKVEMAEEEEDDEYFEDPYIKRED; this is translated from the exons ATGGAAAGGTGGCAGCAacctctcctgctgctgtgtttgactGCAATGATAACCATGAACATCGTAGCAAAAACTGCTAAGGCCATGGAGGGCTTTACCTTG ACGGAAAAGAACTTGACCTCCAGGAATCTGCAAGCCATCCCTCACTGTGGTAACAGCTGCTCTTTAACTAAACTGGTGATTGATGGAAACCTGATCACTTTGAATGAAGAGGACCAGAAAGCTCTGGCCAGTTATCCTGCTCTGGTTGAACTCCACTTGGTTGGTAACCGAGTGAATCATGTACCAGCCAAGTATTTTTCTGTGGTACCACACCTCAGAGTGCTGTCTCTCTCCAGGAATAATATCACGGG CCTTGATCCTGAAGCTTTCTTTGGCCTGGATGTCCTGACAGAGCTGGATTTGTCTCACAACCAGCTGACAAGTCTTCCCACACAGCTATTCAAAGGGCTAAACAATCTGCAG GTGCTGAACCTCCGGGAAAACCCCTTGAATTGTTCCTGCCCACTGCTGACCAGTATTAGAGAGGCCATAGCAGCAAATATTAGCATTG GGGGAGCAGAAGACAGCTGTGCTTCTCCAGAAAAGCCTTTAGACGCTATAGCTGAATGTTACCTATCACAAACAACCACCTTCACCACAGACCCACGAACACCACCAACAATGATCCCCTCTCAAGAGTCCTGGAGTCCATCAACTATGCTGAAAACAACACTGTCACTCACCCAGAACCAAACCATAAATGAAGGTGAGGCAAAGAT AGACCAGAGGCCATTCCTTGGAAACACGTGGAAGTTCACAGCATGTGTTGCAGCTTTGGCACTAACTACCTCCACACTCATCGTATGTGGCATCAAGGGCCCTTCCTGGTACAAGCTCTTCCATAACTACCAGCATCGGCGACTAGATCAGGAGGAGGATAATGAGGAGGACATTGTGTCAACAGCCTTCTCAGGGACAGAGAGATTCGTCAACCATCAGGTGTTCACTTTTGAGCAAGAAAGTGGGAAGGTAGAGATGgcggaagaggaggaggatgatgagtaTTTTGAGGATCCATACATTAAGAGGGAAGATTGA